In one Trichlorobacter lovleyi SZ genomic region, the following are encoded:
- a CDS encoding DEAD/DEAH box helicase, giving the protein MKFSDLSLPAQVLQGIHQAGFNACTPIQAQTLPLSLSGKDVAGQAQTGTGKTAAFLITLFTKLLASPSAAADGSLPRPRALILAPTRELVVQIEKDAQLLGSHCGFNIQAIYGGIDYMKQKNALKDGADIVIGTPGRLIDYLKQKVYSLKHIEMLVIDEADRMFDMGFIPDLRYILRRLPPFDQRQNLMFSATLNQRVMELSYEFMNVPQKVSVTPEKMTAERVEQVLYHVSNKEKFPLLLGLLRREGMARTMLFVNTKREAERLQDRLNANEFPCRVISGDVDQRKRMNILEQFKRGELAILIATDVASRGLHIDGVSHVINYDLPQDAEDYVHRIGRTARAGAEGKAISLADEDGAFYIEAIEEYIRHKVAVEWAEDDLFIHDYKRPKHRPAPVASTKQPRGQRPKAKDQKGAPRKAAAAPPEGEKKKRRPRRKKPGGSVATREENVKTD; this is encoded by the coding sequence ATGAAATTCAGTGATCTTTCGCTCCCCGCGCAGGTGCTGCAGGGAATTCATCAAGCCGGGTTCAATGCCTGCACACCGATTCAGGCCCAAACGCTCCCCCTGTCACTGAGCGGCAAGGACGTTGCCGGACAGGCGCAGACCGGCACCGGCAAGACCGCTGCCTTCCTGATCACCCTCTTCACCAAACTGCTTGCTTCACCGTCGGCAGCTGCAGACGGCAGTCTGCCGCGTCCACGGGCCCTGATCCTGGCACCGACCCGTGAGCTGGTTGTCCAGATTGAAAAAGATGCCCAGCTGCTTGGCAGCCACTGCGGCTTTAACATCCAGGCCATTTATGGCGGCATTGATTATATGAAACAGAAAAACGCCCTGAAAGACGGTGCCGACATTGTTATCGGCACGCCGGGGCGCCTGATCGACTACCTGAAACAAAAAGTCTACTCACTGAAACATATTGAGATGCTGGTGATTGACGAGGCCGACCGGATGTTCGACATGGGCTTTATCCCGGACCTGCGCTATATCCTGCGACGGCTGCCCCCCTTTGACCAACGCCAGAACCTGATGTTTTCAGCCACTCTGAACCAGCGGGTGATGGAACTGTCCTATGAATTTATGAATGTGCCGCAAAAAGTCTCGGTCACCCCGGAAAAGATGACGGCCGAACGGGTTGAGCAGGTGCTCTATCACGTTTCCAACAAGGAAAAATTTCCCTTGCTGCTTGGCCTGTTGCGGCGTGAGGGGATGGCCCGGACCATGCTCTTTGTCAATACCAAACGTGAGGCAGAACGATTGCAGGACCGGCTGAATGCAAACGAGTTTCCCTGCCGGGTCATTTCAGGGGATGTTGATCAACGCAAGCGGATGAATATTCTTGAGCAGTTCAAGCGTGGGGAGCTGGCAATTCTGATTGCTACGGATGTTGCTTCACGGGGGCTGCATATTGACGGTGTTTCCCATGTCATCAACTACGACCTGCCACAGGATGCCGAGGACTACGTCCACCGGATCGGCCGGACTGCACGGGCTGGGGCTGAAGGCAAGGCGATCTCGCTGGCTGATGAAGACGGGGCCTTTTATATCGAGGCGATTGAGGAGTATATCAGACACAAGGTAGCTGTAGAATGGGCTGAAGACGACCTTTTCATCCACGACTACAAGCGGCCGAAACATCGCCCGGCGCCGGTTGCCTCAACCAAACAACCCCGCGGGCAACGTCCTAAAGCCAAAGATCAAAAAGGTGCGCCACGAAAAGCAGCGGCAGCCCCACCTGAAGGAGAAAAAAAGAAACGCCGCCCACGCCGGAAAAAACCGGGGGGCAGCGTCGCTACAAGAGAAGAAAACGTTAAGACCGACTAG
- a CDS encoding zinc-ribbon domain-containing protein, which yields MRIECPNCKASGTINDLEIPDDGMMLACPRCKESFRVEKPRKKATSAFATNTCPSCGYSTFCEEVFDECPHCGLDVKTVIERKRKEDVQKQELEMRNRNIRPDTVVALPQPSGIITPAAPAAGEKPAISLAGFANGFDPVAAVGWGVAVWAAVFLLLGGWGVIDYLGTDLQAQLSEQSIEPVSAWQVFWGYGFLPWIKLLYGLAALSAAFGFLQRAAWGMQGVQQVVMASLVLVPMYETGQYVVWVVKSIAPPWWAYLVEGVSAMLVSALWMAPLYFLLLYLKTDSLKRVYRKS from the coding sequence GTGCGTATAGAGTGTCCCAACTGCAAGGCAAGCGGAACCATTAACGACCTTGAAATCCCTGACGATGGGATGATGCTCGCCTGTCCGCGTTGCAAAGAGAGTTTCAGGGTTGAAAAGCCGCGTAAAAAGGCGACCTCTGCCTTCGCCACCAATACCTGCCCTTCATGCGGCTACAGCACGTTCTGCGAAGAGGTATTTGACGAGTGCCCCCACTGTGGGCTGGATGTTAAGACTGTGATAGAACGAAAACGGAAGGAAGATGTGCAAAAGCAGGAGCTGGAGATGCGCAACCGGAACATTCGCCCCGATACTGTTGTGGCACTACCGCAGCCATCCGGCATCATAACCCCGGCTGCGCCTGCGGCGGGGGAAAAACCGGCTATCAGCCTGGCCGGCTTTGCCAATGGCTTTGATCCGGTCGCTGCCGTGGGCTGGGGGGTGGCTGTCTGGGCAGCCGTTTTTCTGTTGCTGGGAGGCTGGGGGGTGATCGATTATCTTGGCACTGACCTTCAGGCGCAGTTGTCGGAACAGTCGATTGAACCGGTTTCAGCCTGGCAGGTCTTCTGGGGCTATGGTTTTCTACCCTGGATAAAATTACTTTATGGTCTGGCTGCCCTGTCTGCTGCATTTGGTTTTTTGCAGCGTGCGGCATGGGGCATGCAGGGGGTTCAGCAGGTTGTCATGGCCTCTCTGGTGCTGGTGCCGATGTATGAAACGGGGCAGTACGTCGTCTGGGTTGTGAAGTCAATTGCCCCGCCCTGGTGGGCCTATCTCGTGGAAGGCGTCAGCGCCATGCTGGTTTCGGCGCTTTGGATGGCACCGCTGTATTTTCTGTTGCTGTACCTCAAGACAGACAGTCTTAAGCGGGTATACCGGAAGAGCTAG
- a CDS encoding polyprenyl synthetase family protein: MQAALELIGEDLKQVEEQFRKDLESDVPLIRKVGEYVLASGGKRIRPAMLLLAARLCEYQGNQAIPLASVVEFIHTATLLHDDVVDSATLRRGLASANTLWGNEASVLIGDFLFSKSFSLMVAAGSLDVLRVMSKATTVIAEGEVLQLLYTGEVELTEQQYIEVVRAKTAVLLSAACQCGAILGGVSPEQEQALADFGMELGIAFQLMDDILDYTASEEEFGKSIGHDLEEGKLTLPLIHALRGCSDEERGAVTAIIEKDELTPEDFRLVSDLVQSYGGIEYTVEKARDCVANCARHLSCFPANSCKAALLDLAEYVVTRNR; encoded by the coding sequence ATGCAGGCTGCATTAGAACTGATTGGTGAAGATCTCAAACAGGTCGAGGAACAGTTCAGAAAAGATCTTGAGTCTGATGTTCCGCTTATCCGCAAGGTTGGCGAATATGTACTTGCCAGCGGCGGAAAGCGTATCCGTCCCGCCATGCTGCTTTTGGCTGCCCGTTTGTGTGAGTATCAAGGTAATCAGGCCATCCCTCTGGCAAGCGTGGTTGAATTTATCCATACCGCCACCCTGCTGCATGACGATGTGGTTGACAGTGCCACCCTGCGCCGTGGACTTGCCTCTGCCAACACCCTCTGGGGTAACGAGGCCTCCGTTCTGATCGGTGACTTCCTTTTCTCCAAATCATTTTCCCTGATGGTTGCTGCCGGCAGTCTTGATGTGTTGCGGGTCATGTCCAAGGCCACCACCGTGATTGCTGAAGGGGAGGTGCTGCAGCTGCTGTATACCGGCGAGGTGGAACTCACCGAGCAGCAGTATATTGAGGTGGTGCGTGCCAAGACAGCGGTACTGCTGTCTGCTGCCTGCCAGTGTGGTGCCATCCTGGGCGGTGTTTCTCCTGAACAGGAACAGGCACTGGCAGACTTTGGTATGGAGCTGGGGATCGCCTTCCAGCTGATGGATGACATCCTTGACTACACGGCCTCTGAAGAGGAGTTTGGCAAGAGCATCGGCCATGACCTTGAAGAAGGCAAGCTGACGTTGCCTCTGATCCATGCCCTGCGTGGCTGCAGTGATGAAGAACGTGGGGCGGTAACCGCAATTATTGAAAAAGACGAGCTGACGCCCGAAGACTTCCGACTGGTTTCAGATCTGGTGCAGAGCTACGGTGGTATTGAGTACACGGTTGAAAAAGCCCGTGATTGTGTTGCAAACTGTGCACGGCATCTCTCCTGTTTTCCTGCCAATAGCTGCAAGGCAGCACTGTTGGATCTGGCTGAATATGTGGTAACGCGCAACCGTTAA